In Colwellia sp. PAMC 20917, a single genomic region encodes these proteins:
- a CDS encoding LysR family transcriptional regulator, producing the protein MDISFEQLKSMVVFAQVIEQGSLSAAAKHLGLSRAVVSYHLKKLEAQLEVKLLNRSTRAINLTEAGQAYYERCRVIAEQASAANQQIENFKNEPIGLLKITCPVNVGLQTVVPALNEFKKIYPKIALDVMLTDEVVNIMKEGIDLAIRGAPLPDSGLQATKLATLQTCLCGAPEYFLQFGRPTKPADLSDHQWVIYKLTSGVLTLTKGSRSFSVTTKGSISTNNAAARTAFVEAGHGLGRIPIYDAWPKIKAGTLETVLDDYAFSDINVFGVFPPGTANSKKLRLLLNFLKEYFTSQSIIKKQ; encoded by the coding sequence ATGGATATCTCATTTGAACAACTCAAAAGTATGGTTGTATTCGCTCAAGTCATTGAACAAGGTAGTTTAAGTGCAGCTGCTAAACATTTAGGGTTATCAAGAGCAGTAGTAAGTTATCATTTGAAGAAGCTTGAAGCGCAGCTCGAGGTAAAGTTACTTAATCGTTCGACACGTGCGATTAATCTTACCGAAGCGGGTCAAGCCTATTATGAACGTTGTCGAGTTATTGCTGAGCAAGCCAGTGCCGCTAATCAGCAAATTGAAAATTTTAAAAATGAACCTATCGGCTTACTTAAAATAACGTGCCCGGTAAATGTTGGTTTGCAGACCGTTGTGCCAGCACTGAACGAATTTAAAAAAATTTATCCCAAAATAGCACTCGATGTGATGTTAACTGATGAGGTCGTTAATATTATGAAAGAAGGTATCGATTTAGCGATTCGCGGTGCCCCCTTACCTGACTCTGGTTTGCAAGCAACTAAACTGGCGACGCTGCAAACATGCCTTTGTGGCGCACCTGAATATTTCCTGCAATTTGGCCGCCCCACTAAACCGGCTGATTTAAGCGACCACCAATGGGTTATTTATAAATTAACCTCTGGAGTGTTAACCTTGACTAAGGGCAGTCGTTCGTTCAGTGTCACCACAAAAGGCAGTATTAGTACCAATAATGCCGCTGCACGTACTGCCTTTGTTGAAGCAGGGCATGGTCTGGGCCGTATTCCTATTTACGATGCTTGGCCAAAAATAAAAGCAGGCACTTTAGAAACAGTGCTAGATGATTATGCTTTTAGCGACATTAATGTCTTTGGTGTATTCCCTCCAGGTACAGCCAACTCCAAAAAACTGCGCTTATTACTTAACTTCTTAAAAGAGTATTTCACCAGCCAAAGTATAATAAAAAAGCAATAA
- the nrdA gene encoding class 1a ribonucleoside-diphosphate reductase subunit alpha has protein sequence MTNNLFVSKRNGKKELIDLEKIHQVITWAAEGLDNVSVSQVELKSHIQFYDGIKTADIHETIIKAAADLISEETPDYQYLSARLAIFHLRKKAYGQFEPPKLFTHVVSMVENGKYDEHLLADYSEAEFEQMEKFLVHPRDLDFSYAAVKQLEGKYLVQNRVTGEIYESAQFLYILVAACLFAKYPVETRLKYVEGFYHAISTFKISLPTPIMAGVRTPTRQFSSCVLIECGDSLDSINAASSSIVKYVSQRAGIGINAGRIRALGSSIRNGEAFHTGCIPFFKHFQTAVKSCSQGGVRGGAATLFYPLWHLEVESLLVLKNNRGVEENRVRHLDYGVQFNKLMYTRLIKGESITLFSPSDVPGLYDAFFEDQDKFEALYVKYEADDSIRKKCIKAIELFTLFAQERASTGRIYLQNVDHCNTHSPFDPKQAPIRQSNLCLEIALPTQPMNDINDPNGEIALCTLSAFNLGAIESLDELEGLSDLAVRALDSLLDYQNYPMPAAYNATIGRRTLGIGVINYAYYLAKNGVYYSNGSANNLTHRTFEAIQFNLLKASNELAKEKGACPKFNETRLSQGILPIDTYKKTIDDITGEPLHLDWETLRESIKTHGVRNSTVSALMPSETSSQISNATNGIEPPRGLISIKASKDGVLKQVVPEYQRLKGNYELLWNIPSNEGYLQLVGIMQKFIDQTISANTNYDPARFEGGKVPVKQILKDILTAYKLGVKTMYYHNTRDGASENMLGLEEEDCEGGACKI, from the coding sequence ATGACTAATAATCTTTTTGTAAGTAAGCGTAACGGCAAAAAAGAACTCATCGATTTAGAAAAAATTCATCAAGTTATCACTTGGGCTGCTGAAGGCCTTGATAACGTTTCGGTGTCACAAGTTGAGTTGAAATCTCATATTCAATTCTACGACGGTATCAAGACTGCTGACATTCATGAAACTATCATTAAAGCTGCCGCTGATCTTATTTCAGAAGAGACACCTGATTATCAGTATTTATCAGCACGTTTGGCTATTTTTCATCTACGTAAAAAAGCGTACGGTCAATTTGAGCCACCTAAATTATTTACCCATGTTGTTAGTATGGTAGAAAATGGTAAATATGATGAACATCTTCTAGCTGATTACAGCGAAGCAGAGTTTGAACAAATGGAAAAATTTCTTGTTCATCCTCGCGATTTAGACTTTAGTTACGCCGCTGTCAAACAATTGGAAGGTAAATACCTTGTCCAAAACCGGGTAACGGGTGAAATTTACGAAAGTGCTCAGTTTTTATATATCTTAGTGGCCGCTTGTTTATTTGCTAAATATCCTGTTGAAACACGTTTAAAATATGTTGAAGGTTTTTATCACGCAATTTCAACCTTCAAAATATCGTTACCTACACCTATTATGGCAGGGGTACGTACGCCTACACGTCAATTTTCATCTTGTGTATTAATTGAATGTGGTGACAGTTTAGACTCAATAAACGCGGCTTCTAGCTCTATTGTTAAATATGTTTCACAACGAGCAGGTATTGGTATCAATGCTGGCCGTATTCGCGCTTTAGGTAGTTCGATACGTAATGGTGAAGCCTTTCATACCGGTTGTATTCCGTTTTTCAAGCATTTTCAAACGGCTGTTAAAAGTTGTTCACAAGGGGGGGTTCGAGGCGGCGCAGCAACGTTATTCTACCCACTTTGGCATTTAGAAGTTGAAAGTTTGTTGGTCCTTAAAAATAACCGAGGTGTTGAAGAAAATCGTGTCCGTCATTTAGATTACGGCGTGCAATTCAATAAGCTTATGTACACACGTTTAATTAAAGGTGAGTCTATTACTCTCTTTAGCCCGAGCGATGTTCCGGGGCTTTATGATGCCTTTTTTGAAGACCAAGATAAATTTGAAGCCTTGTATGTAAAATATGAAGCGGATGATTCAATTCGTAAAAAATGTATTAAAGCTATTGAGTTATTCACCTTGTTTGCTCAAGAGCGTGCCAGCACAGGTCGAATTTATTTACAGAATGTTGATCACTGTAATACACACAGCCCATTCGATCCGAAACAAGCACCGATACGCCAAAGTAATTTGTGTTTAGAGATTGCGCTACCGACACAACCAATGAATGATATTAATGATCCAAATGGCGAAATTGCCCTTTGTACTTTGTCAGCCTTTAACTTAGGCGCAATAGAAAGCTTAGATGAATTAGAAGGTTTATCAGACCTTGCAGTTCGAGCGCTTGATAGTTTACTTGATTATCAAAACTACCCAATGCCAGCTGCTTACAATGCCACTATAGGCAGAAGAACATTAGGTATAGGCGTAATAAACTACGCTTATTACTTAGCTAAAAACGGTGTGTATTATTCAAATGGCAGTGCCAACAATTTAACTCACCGTACCTTTGAAGCCATTCAATTTAATTTATTGAAAGCATCAAATGAATTAGCAAAAGAAAAAGGCGCTTGTCCTAAATTTAATGAGACACGTTTATCGCAAGGTATTTTACCGATTGATACTTATAAAAAGACCATTGACGACATTACTGGTGAGCCCCTTCATCTTGACTGGGAAACTTTGCGAGAGAGTATCAAAACACATGGCGTAAGAAATTCAACGGTTTCAGCGTTAATGCCATCTGAAACTTCATCACAAATTTCAAATGCTACAAATGGAATTGAACCACCAAGAGGTTTAATCAGTATAAAAGCTAGTAAAGATGGTGTTTTAAAACAGGTTGTACCTGAATATCAAAGATTAAAGGGTAACTATGAGTTACTTTGGAATATTCCAAGTAACGAAGGTTACTTGCAGTTAGTGGGTATCATGCAGAAGTTTATTGACCAAACCATCTCTGCAAATACTAACTATGACCCTGCACGCTTTGAAGGCGGAAAAGTACCGGTGAAGCAAATCTTAAAAGATATTTTAACCGCTTACAAATTAGGCGTTAAAACCATGTATTACCATAACACCCGTGATGGTGCGTCTGAGAATATGCTCGGATTAGAAGAAGAAGACTGTGAAGGCGGCGCATGTAAAATATAA
- the nrdB gene encoding class Ia ribonucleoside-diphosphate reductase subunit beta yields the protein MSYTTFNQVPNNALLEPMFLGNSVNVSRYDQQRFIAFEKLIEKQLSFFWRPEEIDVSKDRSDWQSLTPSEKHIFISNLKYQTLLDSMAARSVNAMFLPLVSLPEVETWIETWAFSETIHSRSYTHILRNLFSDPSEIFDDIVVNPAILKRASSISKYFDAVIITTQLLQSQGDGTYEVDGEMIEVSTRKLKERLYLAVCSVNALEAIRFYVSFACSFAFAERELLEGNAKIIKLIARDEALHLTGTQHILNNWLSGRDDPEMKIIAQEMKEQGLQIFLDVVEQEKEWAQYLFKDGSMIGLNAAILNQYIEYISNQRLTAIGFDAPFDIKSNPLPWMNAYLVSDNVQVAPQETEISSYLVGQVDSSVSSDDFDGFDL from the coding sequence ATGTCCTACACCACGTTTAATCAAGTTCCTAATAATGCGCTACTCGAGCCGATGTTTTTAGGTAACAGTGTCAATGTCTCACGATATGACCAACAACGTTTTATCGCCTTTGAAAAACTTATTGAAAAACAGTTATCGTTTTTTTGGCGTCCCGAAGAAATTGATGTATCAAAAGACAGATCTGATTGGCAAAGTTTAACGCCTTCAGAAAAGCATATTTTTATTTCCAACCTAAAATATCAAACTTTACTTGATTCTATGGCAGCACGCTCGGTAAATGCGATGTTTTTACCGCTGGTTTCATTACCAGAAGTAGAAACTTGGATAGAAACCTGGGCTTTTAGTGAAACCATTCATTCTCGCTCTTACACGCATATTTTGAGAAACTTGTTTTCAGATCCAAGTGAAATATTTGACGACATCGTTGTTAACCCAGCTATTTTAAAGCGTGCATCAAGTATTTCTAAATACTTTGATGCCGTGATAATCACCACACAACTACTCCAGTCACAAGGTGACGGCACTTATGAAGTCGATGGTGAAATGATTGAAGTGTCGACTCGCAAGCTCAAAGAGCGCTTATACTTGGCTGTTTGTTCGGTTAACGCTTTAGAAGCCATTCGCTTTTATGTCAGCTTTGCCTGTTCATTTGCTTTTGCCGAGCGTGAATTATTAGAAGGTAACGCTAAAATTATTAAGCTAATTGCTCGAGATGAAGCTTTGCATTTAACCGGTACTCAACATATTTTAAATAACTGGTTATCCGGTAGAGATGATCCTGAAATGAAAATCATTGCTCAAGAAATGAAAGAGCAAGGATTACAGATATTTCTTGATGTTGTTGAACAAGAAAAAGAATGGGCTCAGTACCTATTTAAAGACGGTTCAATGATTGGCTTAAATGCGGCAATATTAAATCAATATATTGAGTACATCAGTAATCAACGCTTAACGGCTATTGGTTTTGATGCACCCTTTGATATAAAAAGTAATCCATTACCATGGATGAATGCTTATTTAGTATCAGACAATGTTCAGGTCGCTCCACAAGAAACAGAGATATCGAGTTACTTAGTTGGTCAAGTCGACTCTTCTGTATCAAGTGATGATTTTGATGGCTTTGACCTTTAA
- the yfaE gene encoding class I ribonucleotide reductase maintenance protein YfaE: protein MAICPQKLSENKKAHRIFVDNKTITFQANDKSLLDCLEKANVEVHYHCRDGFCGACRVTLVEGEISYPQGEPLAFIGDGEVLSCCCVPKSDIKLIVE, encoded by the coding sequence ATGGCTATTTGCCCGCAAAAATTGTCTGAAAATAAGAAAGCTCATCGTATTTTTGTCGATAATAAAACCATTACCTTTCAAGCCAATGATAAAAGCTTACTTGACTGTTTAGAGAAGGCTAATGTGGAAGTGCATTATCATTGTCGTGACGGTTTTTGTGGGGCGTGTCGAGTGACCTTAGTTGAAGGCGAGATTAGCTACCCTCAAGGAGAGCCACTCGCTTTTATTGGCGATGGAGAAGTGCTCTCTTGCTGTTGTGTGCCAAAGAGTGACATCAAACTTATCGTTGAATAA
- a CDS encoding diguanylate cyclase, producing MNTKKKYNILAVDDAKDTLMLLEFDLGEEGYQVFTAESGEKALEVLEEQAIDLILLDMYMPGISGLEMLHKLKNHPIIFNTPVIMLSASDDEDQIVAALEFGADDYVTKPYIPKVLLARIRTSLRLLEKTLELESLAKTDFLTGICNKGAFEELAGKAISQAKRTNNPLAVAMLDIDFFKAVNDNYGHDAGDKVLVEFADIIGDCFRDHDIIGRVGGEEFAICMANTSAENALVACERLRERVEHSKIHIDDTKDEKVSVTVSIGLSLGKGDEMNLEGLLKEADLSLYQAKHSGRNQVKVHQESTTVAAEGIIDELPVTSEDEYPGIDAEIGIGNVLGDEDLFAEILVMFYEDHSKDREKIQQAISSDDQTACKHLVHTLKGVSCSVGAMHLFELTKALDEAVSVEDTARYQQLYQPVAAELIKVLGGIEVRLGAQL from the coding sequence ATGAATACTAAGAAAAAATATAACATTCTCGCTGTTGATGACGCTAAAGACACGCTCATGCTATTAGAGTTTGATTTAGGTGAAGAAGGTTATCAGGTGTTTACCGCCGAATCTGGAGAAAAAGCCTTAGAGGTTTTAGAAGAGCAAGCGATAGACCTCATTTTATTAGATATGTATATGCCGGGTATCTCAGGCTTAGAGATGTTACACAAATTAAAAAATCATCCCATTATTTTCAATACGCCGGTCATTATGTTATCGGCTTCAGATGATGAAGATCAAATTGTTGCCGCTCTAGAGTTTGGCGCCGATGACTACGTTACTAAGCCTTATATTCCGAAAGTGTTACTGGCTAGAATACGAACCTCGCTGCGGCTTTTAGAGAAAACTTTAGAACTAGAGTCGCTGGCTAAAACAGACTTCTTAACCGGCATTTGTAACAAAGGCGCTTTTGAAGAGTTAGCGGGTAAAGCGATTAGCCAAGCAAAACGCACGAATAATCCGCTTGCTGTGGCGATGCTCGATATAGATTTTTTTAAAGCGGTTAACGATAATTATGGCCATGATGCCGGTGATAAAGTCCTCGTTGAATTTGCTGATATCATCGGTGATTGTTTTCGAGATCATGATATTATTGGTCGAGTTGGCGGCGAAGAATTTGCGATATGTATGGCAAATACCTCTGCAGAGAATGCGCTTGTTGCCTGTGAACGCTTAAGAGAAAGAGTAGAACATAGTAAAATACATATTGATGATACCAAAGATGAAAAGGTGTCTGTAACAGTGAGTATTGGCTTATCATTAGGCAAGGGCGATGAAATGAACTTAGAAGGCTTGTTAAAAGAAGCTGATCTTAGCCTATATCAAGCAAAACACAGTGGTCGAAATCAAGTGAAGGTTCATCAAGAATCAACTACGGTTGCCGCTGAGGGTATTATCGATGAATTACCGGTGACCAGTGAAGACGAATATCCAGGTATTGATGCTGAAATAGGTATTGGTAATGTCCTTGGAGATGAAGATCTTTTTGCTGAAATACTGGTGATGTTTTATGAAGACCATTCAAAAGACAGAGAAAAGATTCAACAAGCGATCAGTAGTGATGACCAAACTGCTTGTAAGCACTTAGTACATACCTTAAAAGGTGTTTCTTGCTCGGTAGGAGCTATGCATCTGTTTGAATTGACTAAAGCGCTAGATGAAGCGGTAAGTGTTGAAGATACCGCGCGTTATCAACAATTGTATCAACCGGTTGCTGCAGAGTTAATTAAGGTTTTAGGCGGTATTGAAGTTAGGTTAGGGGCGCAATTATAA
- a CDS encoding response regulator, protein MNRFIKREVALIKNNHLQDNNGACKEHHLTAQPLTKTSKNFSIGKVFSSLAFKIPFAGFSLSLLIAFAVGAVFYIESQQLVKEQAFDELNIKSKIVKPLIAYFYRESANDSIFLSKTASIQGIMESIKSDDEQNLLWRKKLQGIFKEFIKNKPIYKNISYLATQNNVRSIVSVDHKDDQVKVIPFEHSSQNIALDSLKSALLVDEGEVYFSEIFYQKNTQGKPLQSSLFIGTPIYTADNELFGSITIEVDFSLFIERLKENALEKVTFYLANSAGDFIYFPADQKVDKNNIKVIEKFPSLSVIFSSILTSDKLLQDKEIDVDNKLAYYSTVQFAEFGQENPLHLVIENKGNIYLQSLENMQNRAILFSFILAILSLVFCIMASKRITRALLLITKGVAQYEEQGVIGKLPVQENDEIGVLARSFQNLLMQIEQKSIVQKSETIRAEDALAKLHSILNSIADGVINIDEKGNILAFNHAAEKIFGYQINEVLGKNALFLVPINNTINPVDEFKRFLQHSSSEVKGRTLELTALRKNGEKFFMHLSVSKINISGDVVFTGLIRDITENKLLAAESIRSIEEAKDMAWRLNFALSAPRIGVWDYDIQTGLSLWDSRMYELFGYDKDSTVPTEKIWRTAIHIDDLKFVEEQFIREVKKGIALNFEYRITLPDRTIRYIETHSQMVNHKDQKNLRVVGTHRDITEQKNLRTLKQDALDMAEHALLLRSQFLASMSHEIRTPMNGVLGMLGLLQQSNIDKQQAHHLQLASSSAQSLLSLINDILDFSKIEAGKLELEILEFDIRGQLGDFAESMAIKAQEKGLELILDVCGVEQSLVKGDPSRLRQILSNLVSNSIKFTENGEVLIKASIKKHQHQLQLTCSISDTGIGIPENKIITLFDSFTQVDASTTRRYGGTGLGLAIVKQLAQLMSGDITVTSTEGQGSVFTFTILLNESDNSQIVMPHVDIKGKQILIVDDNATNLAVLKGQLAIWGAEVTQAENGACAIEQVDNHPVDFFDAAILDMQMPGMDGVTLGERLKGHRHAQRTKLIMMTSMSDRGDANFFEQLGFSAYFPKPATTADLFATLSLVLDEEGTLNVNKPFVTQHNVHKLKHSNANRVIAKNTRILLVEDNRINQVVILGVLANIGLSADVAGNGIEALAALNSSPHDAPYQIIIMDCQMPEMDGYEATRAIRAGKAGVVHRNIPIIAMTANAMKGDKETCLAAGMSDYASKPVDTDILLKKISAWVGLDSFETVSDDNSNLIAEPVTQTSHGDNSESSHSKTNEDIIWDKTGLLKRIRNNDKLSKQLISLFIEDMPALKNELVIAMENKLFDDIIALAHKVSGSSKNLGGVNLGKLTRQIEQSARIKNSVELLSLQNDLSREYDLLIDTLQKHLTAKDDE, encoded by the coding sequence ATGAATAGATTCATCAAAAGAGAAGTAGCACTTATCAAAAACAATCATTTACAAGATAATAATGGCGCATGTAAAGAACATCATCTTACTGCGCAGCCATTAACTAAAACCAGTAAAAACTTCTCCATCGGAAAAGTTTTTAGCTCATTAGCCTTTAAAATTCCATTTGCTGGCTTTTCTTTATCACTCCTTATTGCTTTTGCGGTTGGCGCTGTATTTTATATCGAAAGTCAGCAGTTGGTGAAAGAGCAGGCGTTTGATGAACTCAATATTAAAAGTAAAATTGTAAAACCATTAATAGCCTATTTCTATCGAGAAAGTGCCAACGACTCAATCTTCCTCAGTAAGACCGCGTCGATACAAGGTATTATGGAGTCTATAAAATCTGATGATGAGCAAAACCTGTTATGGCGGAAAAAATTACAGGGGATATTCAAAGAATTTATCAAAAACAAACCTATTTATAAAAATATAAGTTATTTAGCAACACAGAATAATGTTCGCAGTATTGTCAGTGTTGACCATAAAGATGACCAAGTGAAGGTCATTCCTTTTGAGCATTCTAGTCAAAATATAGCGCTTGATTCATTAAAATCGGCATTATTAGTAGATGAGGGTGAAGTGTATTTTTCAGAGATATTTTATCAAAAAAATACTCAGGGCAAGCCTTTACAGAGTTCTTTATTTATCGGTACCCCTATTTATACGGCTGACAACGAACTTTTTGGCTCAATAACAATAGAAGTTGATTTTTCATTATTTATTGAACGGCTTAAGGAAAATGCTTTAGAAAAAGTTACTTTTTATCTTGCTAATTCAGCGGGTGATTTTATTTATTTTCCAGCCGATCAAAAAGTTGATAAGAACAACATCAAGGTGATTGAAAAGTTTCCGTCGCTCAGTGTTATTTTTTCCTCAATACTCACTAGCGATAAGCTCTTGCAAGATAAAGAGATAGATGTTGATAATAAATTAGCCTATTACTCTACTGTTCAGTTTGCCGAATTTGGCCAAGAAAACCCGTTACACTTAGTTATTGAAAACAAAGGTAATATTTATCTGCAATCATTAGAAAATATGCAAAACCGCGCAATATTATTTAGCTTTATCTTAGCCATATTAAGTCTAGTGTTTTGTATTATGGCGTCAAAGCGGATAACACGTGCTTTGTTGTTGATAACTAAAGGTGTTGCCCAATATGAAGAACAGGGTGTTATCGGTAAGTTACCGGTGCAAGAAAATGATGAAATCGGCGTTTTAGCAAGAAGTTTTCAAAATTTATTAATGCAAATAGAGCAAAAGTCGATTGTCCAAAAAAGTGAAACAATACGGGCAGAAGATGCGTTAGCAAAGCTGCATTCTATTTTAAACTCAATCGCTGATGGTGTTATAAATATTGACGAAAAAGGTAATATTCTCGCTTTTAATCATGCGGCTGAAAAAATATTTGGTTATCAAATCAATGAGGTCCTTGGTAAAAACGCACTATTTCTAGTGCCAATAAATAATACTATTAACCCAGTGGACGAATTTAAACGTTTTTTACAACATAGCTCAAGTGAAGTAAAAGGCCGCACCCTTGAACTGACTGCATTAAGAAAAAATGGTGAAAAGTTCTTTATGCATTTGAGTGTCAGTAAAATAAATATTTCTGGTGATGTTGTTTTTACCGGATTAATACGTGACATCACTGAAAACAAGTTGTTGGCAGCAGAAAGTATCCGTAGTATTGAAGAAGCTAAAGATATGGCATGGCGTTTGAATTTTGCCTTGTCAGCCCCAAGAATAGGCGTTTGGGACTATGATATTCAAACAGGGCTAAGTCTTTGGGACAGTCGAATGTATGAATTATTTGGCTATGATAAAGACTCAACAGTACCTACAGAAAAAATTTGGCGAACAGCCATACACATTGACGATCTTAAATTTGTCGAAGAACAATTTATCCGTGAAGTTAAGAAAGGCATAGCACTTAATTTTGAATACCGTATTACTTTGCCAGATAGAACTATTCGATATATTGAAACACATAGCCAAATGGTTAATCATAAAGATCAAAAAAACTTGAGAGTGGTGGGAACTCATCGTGATATAACCGAGCAAAAAAACTTACGTACTTTAAAACAAGACGCTTTAGATATGGCAGAGCACGCTCTGTTGCTGCGCTCGCAGTTTCTTGCAAGTATGAGTCATGAAATACGTACCCCGATGAATGGCGTCTTAGGGATGTTAGGTTTACTTCAACAAAGTAATATCGATAAACAACAAGCTCATCATTTGCAATTAGCCAGTTCAAGTGCTCAATCTTTATTATCTTTGATTAATGATATTTTGGACTTTTCAAAAATAGAGGCTGGAAAACTAGAACTTGAAATACTTGAGTTTGATATTCGAGGTCAACTTGGCGACTTTGCTGAGTCGATGGCGATAAAAGCGCAGGAGAAAGGCTTGGAATTGATACTGGATGTTTGCGGTGTTGAACAATCTTTAGTTAAGGGTGATCCTAGTCGTTTGCGACAAATACTGTCAAATTTAGTCAGTAATTCAATAAAATTTACCGAGAATGGTGAAGTACTCATTAAAGCCTCTATTAAGAAACATCAACATCAGTTGCAATTAACATGCAGCATATCAGATACGGGTATTGGTATTCCTGAAAATAAAATAATTACATTGTTTGATTCTTTCACCCAAGTAGACGCCTCTACTACACGAAGATATGGGGGGACAGGCTTAGGTTTGGCCATTGTTAAACAATTAGCCCAACTGATGTCAGGGGATATTACCGTAACAAGTACCGAAGGTCAGGGCAGTGTGTTTACTTTTACCATACTACTTAACGAAAGTGATAACTCTCAAATAGTCATGCCTCATGTAGACATAAAAGGTAAGCAAATACTTATAGTTGATGATAACGCGACAAATTTGGCGGTATTAAAAGGACAGTTAGCTATTTGGGGGGCAGAGGTTACGCAAGCAGAGAATGGCGCTTGTGCTATCGAGCAGGTTGATAATCACCCGGTTGATTTTTTTGATGCAGCAATTCTTGATATGCAAATGCCCGGCATGGACGGCGTTACTCTAGGTGAGCGCTTAAAGGGTCATCGACATGCGCAAAGAACAAAACTTATTATGATGACGTCAATGAGTGATCGAGGAGATGCTAACTTTTTTGAACAACTCGGTTTTTCTGCGTACTTCCCCAAGCCAGCAACCACCGCAGATTTATTTGCTACGTTAAGTCTTGTTTTAGATGAAGAAGGCACTTTGAATGTCAATAAACCCTTTGTTACCCAACATAACGTCCATAAATTAAAACATTCAAATGCTAATCGCGTTATTGCCAAAAATACCCGTATCTTATTGGTTGAAGATAACCGTATTAACCAAGTGGTCATTTTAGGTGTGCTCGCCAATATTGGTTTGTCAGCTGATGTTGCTGGTAATGGTATCGAAGCCCTGGCTGCTTTAAATTCTTCACCACACGACGCACCCTACCAAATTATTATTATGGACTGTCAAATGCCTGAAATGGACGGCTACGAGGCAACAAGAGCAATAAGGGCAGGAAAGGCTGGTGTTGTTCATCGTAACATTCCAATTATTGCCATGACCGCCAATGCGATGAAAGGTGATAAAGAAACATGTTTAGCGGCAGGGATGAGTGATTACGCGAGTAAACCGGTAGATACCGATATTTTACTTAAAAAAATATCGGCATGGGTTGGGCTAGATAGCTTTGAAACCGTGTCTGATGATAACAGTAACCTGATTGCAGAACCCGTAACCCAGACTAGCCATGGCGATAACTCCGAAAGTAGTCATTCAAAGACGAATGAAGATATCATTTGGGATAAAACAGGTTTATTAAAGCGTATTAGAAATAATGACAAATTAAGTAAACAGCTTATCAGTTTATTTATTGAGGATATGCCGGCGCTTAAAAATGAGTTAGTTATCGCTATGGAAAATAAATTATTTGATGATATTATAGCTTTAGCACATAAAGTTAGTGGTTCATCAAAAAATTTAGGTGGAGTTAATCTTGGAAAATTAACGCGACAAATTGAACAATCGGCTAGAATAAAAAATAGCGTTGAATTGTTGTCGCTGCAGAATGATTTATCAAGGGAATATGATTTGTTAATTGATACCTTACAAAAACACCTAACAGCTAAAGATGACGAGTAA